A genomic segment from Saimiri boliviensis isolate mSaiBol1 chromosome 14, mSaiBol1.pri, whole genome shotgun sequence encodes:
- the PPP1R37 gene encoding protein phosphatase 1 regulatory subunit 37 produces the protein MEIPPQEAPPGPGADDDVEEAPAEAGCPSPASPPADGRLKAAAKRVTFPSDEDIVSGAVEPKDPWRHAQNVTVDEVVGAYKQACQKLNCRQIPKLLRQLQEFTDLRHRLDCLDLKGEKLDYKTCEALEEVFKRLQFKVVDLEQTNLDEDGASALFDMIEYYESATHLNISFNKHIGTRGWQAAAHMMRKTSCLQYLDARNTPLLDHSAPFVARALRIRSSLAVLHLENASLSGRPLMLLATALKMNMNLRELYLADNKLNGLQDSAQLGNLLKFNCSLQILDLRNNHVLDSGLAYICEGLKEQRKGLVTLVLWNNQLTHTGMAFLGMTLPHTQSLETLNLGHNPIGNEGVRHLKNGLISNRSVLRLGLASTKLTCEGAVAVAEFIAESPRLLRLDLRENEIKTGGLMALSLALKVNHSLLRLDLDREPKKEAVKSFIETQKALLAEIQNGCKRNLVLAREREEKEQPQQLSASMPETTATEPQPDDEPAAGVQNGAPSPGPSPDSDSDSDSDGEDEEEEDRERGETPCPALVPPMDSLGSGDRSPPGSPSLPTEQRISVSSPGRGHKVFVVTRVESPPERAEPPASPGLPSPPPPPSPPPSPPTSPALPPAGATDTWNTGSSEPQPPPEPPQSGPALPNGLKPEFALALPPEPPPGPEAKQGSCGLEHELSCSKNEKELEELLLEASQESGQETL, from the exons CCCAGAACGTGACTGTGGACGAGGTCGTCGGCGCCTACAAGCAGGCCTGCCAGAAGCTCAACTGCAGGCAGATCCCCAAGCTCCTCAGGCAGCTGCAG GAATTCACAGACCTCAGGCACCGCCTCGACTGTCTGGACCTGAAAG GTGAGAAGCTTGACTACAAGACCTGTGAGGCCCTGGAAGAGGTCTTCAAGAGGCTGCAGTTCAAGGTCGTGGACCTGGAGCAGACAAACTTGGACGAAGAT GGTGCCTCGGCCCTCTTCGACATGATCGAGTACTACGAGTCGGCCACGCACCTCAACATTTCCTTCAACAAGCACATCGGCACCCGGGGCTGGCAGGCGGCCGCCCACATGATGCGCAAG ACGAGCTGCCTGCAGTACCTGGATGCCCGCAACACGCCCCTGCTGGACCACTCTGCACCCTTCGTAGCCCGTGCCCTGCGCATCCGAAGCAGCCTGGCGGTGCTGCACCTGGAGAATGCCAGCCTGTCGGGGCGGCCCCTCATGCTGCTTG ccacGGCCCTGAAGATGAACATGAACCTGCGGGAGCTGTACCTGGCGGACAACAAGCTCAATGGCCTGCAGGACTCGGCCCAGCTGGGTAACCTGCTCAAGTTCAACTGCTCCCTGCAGATCCTGGACCTCCGGAACAACCACGTTCTGGACTcgg GTCTGGCCTACATCTGCGAGGGTCTCAAGGAGCAGAGGAAGGGGCTGGTGACCCTGGTGCTGTGGAACAACCAGCTCACACACACGGGCATGGCCTTCCTGGGCATGACACTG CCGCACACTCAGAGTCTGGAGACGCTGAACCTGGGCCACAACCCCATTGGGAACGAGGGTGTGCGGCACCTCAAGAACGGGCTCATCAGCAACCGCAGCGTGCTGCGCCTGGGGCTGGCCTCCACCAAGCTCACGTGCGAGG GCGCCGTGGCGGTGGCGGAGTTCATCGCTGAGAGCCCCCGCCTCCTGAGACTGGACCTTCGGGAGAACGAGATCAAGACAGGCGGGCTCATGGCACTGTCGTTGGCCCTCAAGGTGAACCACTCACTGCTGCGCCTGGACCTCGACCGTGAGCCCAAGAAGGAGGCG GTGAAGAGCTTCATCGAGACGCAGAAGGCGCTGCTGGCCGAGATCCAAAACGGCTGCAAGCGCAACTTGGTGCTGGCGCGGGAGcgggaggagaaggagcagccGCAGCAGCTGTCGGCCTCCATGCCCGAGACCACCGCCACCGAGCCCCAGCCTGACGACGAGCCCGCTGCCGGGGTGCAGAACGGGGCCCCCAGCCCCGGACCCAGCCCGGACTCGGACTCAGACTCGGACTCGGatggggaggatgaggaggaagaggacaggGAGAGGGGCGAGACCCCCTGTCCTGCCCTGGTGCCCCCCATGGACTCCCTGGGCTCTGGGGACAGGAGTCCCCCAGgcagcccctccctgcccactGAGCAGCGGATTTCTGTGTCCAGCCCGGGCCGGGGCCACAAGGTGTTTGTGGTGACCCGGGTGGAGAGCCCACCTGAGAGGGCAGAGCCCCCTGCGTCCCCTGGCCTGccctctcccccacctcctccttcaccccctccctccccacccacttcACCTGCCCTACCCCCAGCTGGGGCCACTGACACCTGGAACACAGGGTCCTCCGAGCCTCAGCCACCACCAGAGCCGCCTCAGTCAGGGCCAGCGCTGCCCAACGGACTGAAGCCCGAGTTCGCCCTGGCACTGCCCCCAGAGCCGCCCCCGGGGCCTGAGGCCAAACAGGGCAGCTGCGGCCTGGAGCACG AGCTGAGCTGCTCCAAGAACGAGAAGGAGCTCGAGGAGCTGCTTCTGGAAGCCAGTCAGGAATCCGGACAGGAGACACTGTGA